Proteins found in one Amycolatopsis umgeniensis genomic segment:
- a CDS encoding GH1 family beta-glucosidase, producing MNLHLPADFLWGAATASYQVEGAVDVDGRLPSIWDDFVRVPGAVVNGDTADVACDHYRRWPEDLDIMKRLGLDAYRFSVAWPRVIPTGRGEVNAAGLDFYDRLVDALLEAGIRPFATLFHWDLPSALKGGWPERDTAYAYAEYAAVVAARLGDRVKDWNTVNEPLCSAWLGYLEGRFAPGIKDLKQAIHASHHLLLAHGLGVQAITANAAEPANVGLVVNLSGIEPASDSTEDVEAAARMDGHVNRWWLDPSNGRGYPADMIEVYGVEPPVIGDDLEVISTPVGYHGLNYYFRQIVEDDPNGPAPRARQVPVEGAATTAMGWEIHGQGLADLIHRLANEYGARAIYVTESGAAFDDKVAEDGSIDDADRIAYLEEHLGAVAGAAEAGAPVKGYFAWSLLDNFEWDSGLSKRFGLVRVDYDTQVRTVKASGHRYAEIIAEHRNR from the coding sequence TTGAATCTGCACCTGCCCGCCGATTTCCTGTGGGGTGCGGCCACCGCCTCGTACCAGGTCGAGGGCGCCGTCGACGTCGACGGCCGCCTCCCGTCCATCTGGGACGACTTCGTCCGGGTCCCGGGTGCCGTCGTGAACGGCGACACCGCCGACGTCGCTTGCGATCACTACCGGCGCTGGCCGGAGGATCTGGACATCATGAAGCGGCTGGGTCTCGACGCCTACCGCTTCTCTGTCGCGTGGCCGCGGGTGATCCCCACCGGACGAGGCGAGGTGAACGCGGCGGGCCTGGACTTCTACGACCGGCTTGTCGACGCACTGCTCGAAGCCGGAATCCGGCCGTTTGCCACGCTGTTCCACTGGGACCTGCCCTCGGCGCTGAAGGGTGGGTGGCCGGAACGCGACACGGCTTATGCCTACGCCGAGTACGCGGCCGTCGTCGCGGCCCGGCTCGGTGACCGGGTCAAGGACTGGAACACCGTCAACGAGCCGCTGTGCTCCGCCTGGCTCGGCTACCTCGAAGGGCGCTTCGCCCCCGGGATCAAGGACCTCAAGCAGGCCATCCACGCCTCCCACCACCTCCTGCTCGCGCACGGCCTCGGGGTGCAGGCGATCACCGCGAACGCCGCCGAGCCCGCCAACGTCGGCCTGGTGGTCAACCTCAGCGGCATCGAGCCCGCTTCGGACTCCACCGAGGACGTCGAGGCCGCGGCCCGGATGGACGGTCACGTCAACCGCTGGTGGCTCGACCCGTCGAACGGACGCGGCTACCCGGCGGACATGATCGAGGTCTACGGCGTCGAGCCTCCCGTGATCGGGGACGACCTCGAGGTGATCTCCACCCCTGTCGGCTATCACGGCCTGAACTACTACTTCCGCCAGATCGTCGAGGACGACCCGAACGGCCCCGCGCCCCGTGCCCGGCAGGTGCCCGTCGAGGGCGCCGCCACCACCGCGATGGGCTGGGAGATCCACGGGCAGGGGCTGGCGGATCTGATCCACCGGCTCGCCAACGAGTACGGCGCCCGCGCCATCTACGTGACCGAGAGCGGAGCCGCCTTCGACGACAAGGTCGCCGAGGACGGTTCCATCGACGACGCCGACCGCATCGCCTACCTGGAAGAACACCTGGGCGCGGTGGCCGGGGCCGCCGAAGCCGGCGCTCCGGTGAAGGGCTACTTCGCGTGGTCGTTGCTCGACAACTTCGAATGGGACAGCGGGCTGAGCAAACGGTTCGGGCTCGTCCGGGTCGACTACGACACGCAGGTCCGGACGGTCAAGGCGAG